A section of the Enterobacter sp. C2 genome encodes:
- a CDS encoding ATP-binding cassette domain-containing protein, with the protein MSDTAIRLNGLVKRFAGMEKPAVAPLTCTIQSGYVTGLVGPDGAGKTTLMRMLAGLLKPDAGSARVLGLDPIHDDRALHASLGYMPQKFGLYEDLTVMENLTLYADLRSVVGETRQKTFARLLEFTALGPFTNRLAGKLSGGMKQKLGLACTLVGEPKVLLLDEPGVGVDPISRRELWQMVHELAGEGMLILWSTSYLDEAEQCRDVLLLNEGELLYQGQPTTLTQSMAGRSFLLHSPQESNRRLLRRVLRLPQVSDGMIQGRSVRLILKKEASAEDIRHAEGMPEIEIAETTPRFEDAFIDLLGGAGTQESPLGAILHTVEGSPEETVIEAKSLTKKFGDFAATDNVDFAVKRGEIFGLLGPNGAGKSTTFKMMCGLLVPTAGKALVLGMDLKVSSGKARQRLGYMAQKFSLYGNLTVEQNLRFFSGVYGLRGRAQNEKIARMSEAFSLTSIASHATDALPLGFKQRLALACSLMHEPDILFLDEPTSGVDPLTRREFWLHINSMVEKGVTVMVTTHFMDEAEYCDRIGLVYRGKLIAHGTPDDLKAQAADAEQADPTMEQAFIRLINRWDKEHADER; encoded by the coding sequence ATGAGTGACACGGCGATCCGGCTTAATGGCCTGGTAAAACGCTTTGCCGGCATGGAGAAGCCCGCCGTCGCGCCCCTGACCTGTACCATCCAGAGCGGGTACGTCACCGGGTTGGTCGGCCCCGACGGGGCGGGTAAAACCACGCTGATGCGCATGCTTGCCGGACTGCTCAAGCCCGACGCGGGCAGCGCCCGCGTGCTGGGTCTCGATCCCATTCACGACGATCGCGCCCTGCACGCCTCGCTGGGCTATATGCCGCAGAAGTTCGGCCTGTACGAAGATCTGACCGTAATGGAGAACCTGACCCTGTATGCCGATCTGCGCAGCGTGGTGGGTGAAACGCGGCAGAAAACCTTTGCCCGACTGCTGGAATTTACCGCCCTCGGCCCCTTTACCAACCGGCTGGCGGGCAAGCTCTCCGGCGGGATGAAGCAGAAGCTGGGCCTGGCCTGTACCCTGGTGGGCGAACCGAAAGTGCTGCTGCTGGATGAACCCGGCGTCGGCGTGGATCCGATTTCCCGCCGCGAGCTGTGGCAGATGGTGCATGAGCTGGCGGGCGAAGGGATGCTGATCCTCTGGAGTACCTCCTATCTTGATGAAGCCGAGCAGTGCCGCGACGTGCTGCTGCTCAACGAAGGAGAGCTGCTGTATCAGGGCCAGCCCACCACGCTGACCCAGAGCATGGCCGGGCGCAGCTTTCTGCTGCACAGCCCGCAGGAGTCCAACCGCAGGCTGCTGCGGCGGGTACTGAGGCTGCCCCAGGTGAGCGACGGCATGATCCAGGGCCGCTCGGTGCGCCTGATCCTCAAGAAAGAGGCCAGCGCAGAGGATATTCGCCACGCGGAGGGGATGCCGGAGATTGAGATAGCCGAAACCACACCGCGCTTTGAAGATGCGTTTATCGACCTGCTTGGCGGGGCGGGAACCCAGGAGTCACCTCTCGGGGCGATCCTGCATACCGTGGAGGGATCGCCGGAGGAGACGGTGATTGAGGCAAAATCGCTGACCAAAAAATTTGGTGATTTTGCGGCGACGGATAACGTCGATTTTGCCGTGAAGCGCGGCGAGATCTTCGGCCTGCTGGGACCAAACGGTGCAGGCAAATCCACCACCTTTAAGATGATGTGCGGCCTGCTGGTTCCCACCGCCGGTAAGGCGCTGGTGCTGGGCATGGATCTCAAGGTCAGCTCTGGCAAAGCCCGCCAGCGGCTGGGCTATATGGCGCAGAAGTTCTCTCTCTACGGCAACCTCACCGTGGAGCAGAACCTGCGCTTCTTCTCCGGGGTCTACGGCCTGCGCGGGCGGGCGCAAAACGAGAAGATCGCCCGCATGAGCGAGGCGTTTAGCCTGACCAGCATCGCCTCCCACGCCACCGACGCCCTGCCGCTGGGCTTCAAGCAGCGGCTGGCGCTGGCCTGCTCGCTGATGCACGAGCCGGACATCCTGTTTCTTGACGAGCCGACTTCCGGCGTCGATCCCCTTACCCGCCGCGAGTTCTGGCTGCATATCAACAGCATGGTAGAGAAAGGCGTTACCGTGATGGTGACTACCCACTTTATGGATGAGGCAGAGTATTGCGACCGCATCGGGCTGGTCTACCGGGGGAAGCTGATCGCCCACGGCACGC
- the hlyD gene encoding secretion protein HlyD, which yields MKKPVIALLAVVVVIAAAVGGWLWYQSQQERGLTLYGNVDIRTVNMSFRVGGRLASLAVDEGDAIKAGQVLGMLDKAPYENALMQAKASVAVAQAQYDLMQAGYRDEEIAQTEAAVRQAKAAYDYAQNFYARQQGLWKSRTISANDLENARSSRDQARATLKSAEDKLSQYRTGNRPQDIAQAKASLEQAQAQLAQAELDLHDTTLVAPADGTLMTRAVEPGSMLNAGSTVLTLSLTRPVWVRAYIDEPNLGWAKPGSELLLYTDGRPDRPYHGKVGFVSPTAEFTPKTVETPDLRTDLVYRLRIIVTDADADDALRQGMPITVRFNDGQRDE from the coding sequence ATGAAAAAACCCGTCATCGCCCTGCTGGCGGTGGTTGTTGTCATCGCTGCCGCCGTCGGCGGCTGGCTGTGGTATCAAAGCCAGCAGGAGCGCGGTTTGACCCTCTACGGCAACGTCGATATCCGTACGGTCAATATGAGCTTTCGCGTCGGTGGTCGCCTCGCGTCCCTTGCCGTTGACGAAGGGGATGCGATTAAAGCCGGTCAGGTATTGGGAATGCTGGACAAAGCGCCCTATGAAAATGCGCTGATGCAGGCCAAAGCGAGCGTCGCCGTTGCCCAGGCGCAGTACGACCTGATGCAGGCGGGCTATCGCGACGAGGAGATCGCCCAGACCGAGGCGGCGGTGCGACAGGCCAAAGCCGCCTACGACTACGCACAGAACTTCTATGCCCGCCAGCAGGGGCTATGGAAAAGCCGCACTATCTCCGCCAACGATCTGGAAAACGCTCGCTCGTCCCGGGATCAGGCCCGAGCGACGCTGAAATCTGCCGAGGATAAGCTGAGCCAGTACCGCACCGGCAATCGCCCGCAGGATATCGCCCAGGCGAAGGCCAGTCTGGAACAGGCCCAGGCCCAGCTGGCTCAGGCCGAACTGGATCTGCATGATACCACCCTGGTCGCGCCTGCTGACGGCACGCTGATGACGCGCGCCGTGGAGCCAGGCAGCATGCTCAATGCGGGTAGCACCGTGCTGACCCTGTCGCTCACCCGCCCGGTATGGGTGCGTGCCTATATTGATGAACCTAACCTGGGCTGGGCTAAACCCGGCAGCGAACTGCTGCTCTATACCGACGGCCGCCCGGACAGGCCGTATCACGGCAAGGTAGGTTTCGTCTCCCCCACCGCCGAATTCACGCCGAAAACCGTGGAAACGCCGGATCTGCGCACCGATCTGGTCTATCGCCTGCGCATCATTGTGACCGATGCCGATGCCGATGACGCCCTGCGCCAGGGGATGCCAATCACCGTTCGGTTTAACGATGGACAGCGCGATGAGTGA
- the cecR gene encoding transcriptional regulator CecR, translating into MNTIPTTTKGENAKRQLIAAALAQFGEYGLHATTRDIAAQAGQNIAAIPYYFGSKEDLYLACADWIADFIGSQFQPMVEAAAALLSAPVPDRDTIRQLILNACGNMIQLLTQDDTLSLSKFISREQLSPTAAYQRVHDRVIAPMHTHLTELIAAYTGRDPADTQTILHTHALLGEVLAFRLGRETILLRTGWTKFDESSVAQINEVIACHLDLILVGLTQRSLKP; encoded by the coding sequence ATGAATACTATCCCGACCACAACGAAAGGTGAGAACGCGAAGCGTCAGCTTATTGCCGCCGCCCTGGCCCAGTTTGGCGAATACGGTCTGCACGCCACGACCCGCGATATCGCCGCGCAGGCTGGACAGAACATCGCGGCAATCCCCTACTACTTCGGGTCGAAAGAGGATCTCTATCTCGCCTGCGCCGACTGGATCGCCGACTTTATTGGCAGCCAGTTTCAGCCGATGGTGGAGGCCGCCGCCGCGCTGCTTAGCGCCCCGGTGCCGGATCGGGATACTATTCGCCAGCTGATCCTTAACGCCTGCGGCAATATGATCCAGCTTCTGACCCAGGACGATACGCTGAGTCTGAGCAAGTTTATCTCGCGGGAACAGCTCTCTCCCACCGCGGCCTATCAGCGGGTTCACGATCGCGTCATTGCGCCCATGCACACCCATCTGACCGAGCTTATCGCCGCCTATACCGGCCGCGATCCCGCTGATACGCAGACCATTTTGCATACCCACGCCCTACTGGGGGAGGTGCTCGCCTTCCGTCTGGGCCGGGAGACCATATTGCTCCGCACCGGCTGGACAAAGTTTGATGAGAGTAGCGTCGCGCAGATTAATGAGGTTATCGCCTGCCATCTTGATCTGATCCTGGTTGGCCTTACGCAAAGGAGCCTGAAGCCATGA
- the rhlE gene encoding ATP-dependent RNA helicase RhlE, translated as MSFEALGLDPEILRAVAEQGYREPTPIQQQAIPAVLQGRDLMASAQTGTGKTAGFTLPLLQRLISSEPHAKGRRPVRALILTPTRELAAQVGENVREYSQYLNVRSLVVFGGVSINPQMMKLRGGVDVLVATPGRLLDLEHQNAVKLDGIEILVLDEADRMLDMGFIHDIRRVLAKLPAKRQNLLFSATFSDEIKTLAEKLLHNPLEIEVARRNTASEQVTQHVHFVDKKRKRELLSQMIGEGNWQQVLVFTRTKHGANHLAEQLNKDGIRSAAIHGNKSQGARTRALDDFKSGDIRVLVATDIAARGLDIEELPHVVNYELPNVPEDYVHRIGRTGRAAATGEALSLVCVDEHKLLRDIERLLKKEIPRIALPGYEPDASIKAEPIQNGRQQRGGGGGGRGQGGGRGQQQPRRNEGRSEGRSEGGAPKSSQPRRSGDAKPAGEQARRRRPRKPAASQ; from the coding sequence ATGTCTTTTGAAGCACTGGGTTTAGACCCTGAGATCCTGCGCGCCGTTGCCGAGCAGGGCTACCGCGAACCTACCCCTATCCAGCAGCAGGCGATCCCCGCTGTGCTGCAGGGGCGCGACCTGATGGCCAGCGCCCAGACCGGTACGGGTAAAACCGCTGGCTTTACCCTGCCACTGTTGCAGCGTCTTATTTCCAGCGAACCCCATGCCAAAGGCCGTCGCCCGGTGCGGGCGCTGATCCTCACCCCAACCCGCGAGCTGGCGGCCCAGGTGGGTGAGAACGTGCGGGAGTACAGTCAGTACCTCAACGTGCGTTCGCTGGTGGTTTTCGGTGGCGTGAGTATTAACCCACAGATGATGAAGCTGCGCGGCGGCGTTGATGTGCTGGTCGCTACCCCAGGCCGTCTGCTGGATCTGGAGCACCAGAACGCCGTTAAGCTCGACGGTATTGAGATCCTGGTGCTGGACGAAGCTGACCGCATGCTCGACATGGGCTTTATCCACGATATTCGCCGTGTGCTGGCGAAGCTGCCGGCCAAGCGCCAGAACCTGCTCTTCTCCGCGACCTTCTCGGATGAGATCAAAACCCTGGCGGAGAAGCTGCTGCATAACCCGCTGGAGATCGAAGTAGCGCGTCGCAACACCGCCTCCGAGCAGGTCACTCAGCATGTGCACTTTGTTGATAAGAAACGCAAGCGCGAGCTGCTGTCGCAGATGATCGGCGAGGGTAACTGGCAGCAGGTGCTGGTCTTTACTCGCACCAAGCATGGTGCCAACCACCTCGCAGAGCAGCTGAATAAAGACGGTATCCGCAGCGCCGCGATCCACGGTAACAAGAGCCAGGGCGCACGTACTCGCGCACTGGACGATTTTAAATCTGGCGACATCCGCGTGTTGGTGGCAACCGATATTGCTGCTCGTGGTCTGGATATTGAAGAGCTGCCGCACGTGGTTAACTACGAGCTGCCGAACGTGCCGGAAGACTACGTGCACCGCATCGGTCGTACCGGCCGTGCCGCGGCTACTGGTGAAGCGCTGTCGCTGGTCTGCGTCGACGAGCACAAGCTGCTGCGTGACATCGAGCGCCTGCTGAAAAAAGAGATCCCACGCATTGCGCTGCCGGGCTATGAGCCGGATGCCTCGATCAAAGCCGAGCCGATCCAAAACGGTCGCCAGCAGCGTGGCGGCGGCGGTGGTGGACGCGGGCAGGGCGGCGGTCGCGGCCAGCAGCAGCCGCGTCGTAATGAAGGACGCAGCGAAGGTCGCAGCGAAGGCGGTGCGCCGAAATCAAGCCAGCCGCGCCGCAGCGGCGATGCGAAACCCGCCGGGGAGCAGGCGCGCCGTCGCCGTCCGCGTAAACCCGCGGCATCGCAGTAA
- the dinG gene encoding ATP-dependent DNA helicase DinG, translating to MALSAALKAQIAAWYKALQQQIPDFIPRAPQRQMIADVAKTLAGEEGRHLAIEAPTGVGKTLSYLIPGIAIAREEQKTLVISTANVALQDQIFSKDLPLLKKIIPDLRFTAAFGRGRYVCPRNLTALASSEATQQDLLAFLDDELTPNSKEEQQRCAKLKADLDSYRWDGLRDHTDQNIEDNLWRRLSTDKASCLNRNCHYYRECPFFVARREVQEVEVVVANHALVMAAMESEAVLPEPKNLLLVLDEGHHLPDVARDALEMSAEITAPWYRLQLDLFTKLVATCMEQFRPKTTPPLALPERLNAHCEELYELIASLNSILGLYMPAGTEAEHRFAMGELPDEVMEICLRLAKLTEMLRGLAELFLNDLSEKTGQHDIVRLHRVILQMNRALGMFESQSKLWRLASMAQASGAPVTKWATRELVEGQMHLFFHCVGIRVSDQLEKLLWRSVPHIVVTSATLRSLNSFSRLQEMSGLKEKAGDRFVTLDSPFNHIEQGQLVIPQMRYEPLMEHEEKHIAEMAAYFREQVEKKVHPGMLVLFASNRAMQLFLTFVTDLRLMLLVQGDQPRYRLVELHRKRIDEGGRSVLVGLQSFAEGLDLKGDYLTQVHIHKIAFPPIDSPVVITEGEWLKSLNRYPFEVQSLPSASFNLIQQVGRLIRSHSCRGEVVIYDRRLLSKGYGKRLLDALPVFPISQPDVPDVIVKSKPKQNRRRRR from the coding sequence ATGGCTCTTTCCGCCGCGCTGAAAGCGCAGATTGCCGCCTGGTATAAGGCGCTACAGCAACAGATCCCCGACTTTATTCCGCGCGCACCGCAGCGGCAGATGATTGCTGACGTCGCCAAAACCCTGGCTGGGGAAGAGGGGCGGCATCTGGCCATTGAGGCGCCCACCGGCGTCGGCAAAACGCTCTCCTATCTTATTCCCGGCATCGCCATCGCTCGCGAAGAGCAGAAGACGCTGGTGATCAGCACCGCCAACGTGGCGTTGCAGGATCAGATCTTCAGTAAAGATCTGCCTCTGCTGAAGAAGATTATCCCCGATCTGCGCTTTACCGCCGCCTTTGGCCGCGGGCGCTACGTCTGTCCGCGCAATCTGACGGCCCTTGCCAGCAGCGAGGCTACCCAGCAGGATCTGCTGGCCTTTCTCGACGACGAGCTGACGCCGAACAGCAAAGAGGAGCAGCAGCGCTGCGCCAAACTCAAGGCCGATCTCGACAGCTACCGCTGGGACGGCCTGCGCGATCATACCGATCAGAACATTGAAGATAACCTGTGGCGGCGGCTCAGCACCGACAAAGCCAGCTGCCTGAACCGCAACTGCCACTACTACCGCGAGTGCCCGTTTTTTGTCGCCCGCCGTGAGGTGCAGGAAGTCGAGGTAGTGGTGGCCAACCACGCCTTAGTCATGGCGGCGATGGAGTCCGAAGCGGTGCTGCCGGAGCCGAAAAACCTGCTGCTGGTGCTGGACGAGGGCCATCATCTGCCGGATGTCGCCCGCGACGCGCTGGAGATGAGCGCCGAGATCACCGCTCCCTGGTATCGACTCCAGCTCGATCTTTTTACCAAGCTGGTGGCGACCTGCATGGAGCAGTTTCGTCCGAAGACCACGCCGCCGCTGGCGCTGCCGGAGCGGCTCAACGCCCACTGCGAAGAGCTGTATGAGCTTATCGCCTCGCTGAATTCCATTCTCGGGCTCTACATGCCTGCTGGCACCGAGGCAGAGCACCGCTTTGCCATGGGCGAGCTGCCTGACGAAGTGATGGAGATCTGCCTGCGGCTGGCGAAGCTGACCGAGATGCTGCGTGGGCTGGCGGAGCTGTTCTTAAACGATCTCAGCGAAAAGACCGGCCAGCACGATATCGTCCGCCTGCACCGGGTCATTTTGCAGATGAACCGCGCCCTGGGTATGTTCGAGAGCCAGAGCAAGCTGTGGCGGCTGGCCTCGATGGCCCAGGCGTCGGGCGCGCCGGTGACCAAGTGGGCCACACGTGAGCTGGTTGAGGGTCAGATGCACCTCTTTTTCCACTGCGTCGGCATTCGCGTCAGCGACCAGCTGGAGAAGCTGCTGTGGCGCAGCGTGCCGCATATCGTCGTGACCTCGGCCACCTTACGCTCCCTGAACAGCTTCTCCCGGTTGCAGGAGATGAGCGGCCTCAAGGAGAAGGCCGGGGATCGCTTTGTGACCCTCGACTCGCCCTTTAACCACATTGAGCAGGGCCAGCTTGTGATCCCGCAGATGCGCTACGAGCCGCTGATGGAGCATGAAGAGAAGCACATCGCCGAGATGGCGGCCTACTTCCGCGAGCAGGTTGAGAAAAAAGTGCACCCCGGCATGCTGGTACTGTTTGCCAGCAACCGCGCTATGCAGCTCTTTCTGACCTTTGTCACCGATCTGCGCCTGATGCTGCTGGTGCAGGGGGATCAGCCGCGCTACCGGCTGGTGGAGCTCCACCGCAAGCGCATCGACGAGGGCGGACGCAGCGTGCTGGTCGGGCTCCAGTCGTTTGCCGAGGGGCTGGATCTGAAAGGGGACTACCTGACCCAGGTACACATCCACAAGATCGCCTTTCCGCCTATCGACAGCCCGGTAGTGATCACCGAAGGTGAGTGGCTGAAGAGCCTCAACCGCTACCCGTTTGAGGTGCAGAGCCTGCCGAGCGCCTCCTTTAATCTTATCCAGCAGGTGGGACGGCTGATCCGTAGCCACAGCTGCCGGGGCGAAGTGGTGATCTACGACCGGCGGCTGCTCTCGAAAGGCTATGGAAAACGGCTGCTCGACGCCCTGCCTGTTTTTCCTATTTCCCAACCGGACGTGCCTGACGTTATAGTAAAAAGTAAACCAAAACAGAATCGTCGTCGGCGACGCTGA
- the ybiB gene encoding DNA-binding protein YbiB, producing the protein MDFRHIIKEVGRGKNHARDLDFDTARALYTHMLNGEVADLEMGGILIALRIKGEGEAEMLGFYEAMQAQTMRLTPPVAKPMPIVIPSYNGARRQANLTPLLAMLLQRLGFPVLVHGVSEDRDRVISETIFTLLGIEPTLTAGQAQAKLEGRNPVYVPVSALCPPLEKQLDMRWRMGVRNSAHTLAKLATPFAEDAALRLSSVSHPEYVTRVAKFFGDIGGRGLLMHGTEGEVYANPQRCPQLTLIDAQGTRVLSERQDETALQPVLPASKDPEVTARWTERCLVGSEPVPESLKRQIACCFVGTGQVETLEEGLARVASAF; encoded by the coding sequence ATGGATTTCCGCCACATCATCAAAGAGGTTGGGCGCGGTAAAAATCACGCCCGCGATCTGGATTTTGATACCGCACGCGCGTTATACACCCACATGTTGAACGGCGAAGTAGCGGATCTGGAGATGGGCGGGATCCTGATCGCCCTGCGCATTAAAGGTGAGGGCGAGGCGGAGATGCTGGGCTTCTACGAGGCGATGCAGGCCCAGACCATGCGCCTGACGCCGCCGGTGGCGAAGCCGATGCCCATCGTCATTCCCAGTTATAACGGTGCGCGCAGGCAGGCAAACCTGACCCCGCTGCTGGCGATGCTGCTACAGCGGCTGGGTTTTCCGGTGCTGGTTCACGGCGTGAGCGAGGATCGCGATCGCGTGATCTCGGAAACCATTTTTACCCTGCTGGGTATTGAGCCGACCCTGACCGCCGGGCAGGCGCAGGCGAAGCTGGAGGGGCGTAACCCGGTGTACGTGCCCGTTAGCGCGCTCTGTCCGCCGCTGGAGAAACAGCTGGATATGCGCTGGCGCATGGGGGTGCGTAACAGCGCCCACACCCTGGCCAAGCTGGCAACGCCCTTTGCTGAGGACGCCGCGCTGCGCCTCTCCAGCGTCTCCCATCCTGAATACGTCACGCGAGTAGCGAAGTTCTTTGGCGATATCGGCGGGCGCGGACTGCTGATGCACGGTACGGAGGGGGAGGTGTATGCCAATCCCCAGCGTTGCCCGCAGCTCACGCTGATTGATGCCCAGGGCACGCGCGTCTTAAGCGAGCGGCAAGATGAAACGGCGCTCCAGCCTGTGCTGCCCGCCAGCAAAGATCCCGAGGTGACCGCCCGCTGGACAGAGCGCTGCCTGGTCGGCAGCGAGCCGGTGCCGGAATCGCTGAAGCGTCAGATCGCCTGCTGTTTTGTGGGAACGGGGCAAGTAGAAACCCTGGAAGAGGGTCTGGCACGGGTAGCGAGCGCTTTTTAA
- the ybiJ gene encoding DUF1471 family protein YbiJ: MKTIKYAVAALALTTLSFGAFAAQPVTAEQAQSMHKMGVVTAQGATTLDGLEAQLAEKAAAAGAKGYSITSANAYNKMSGTAVIYQ, from the coding sequence GTGAAAACCATTAAATATGCTGTTGCTGCTCTGGCCCTGACTACCCTCTCCTTCGGCGCATTCGCTGCCCAGCCGGTGACCGCTGAGCAGGCGCAGAGCATGCACAAAATGGGCGTTGTGACTGCGCAGGGCGCGACTACGCTGGATGGCCTGGAAGCACAGCTGGCTGAGAAAGCCGCTGCCGCAGGCGCAAAAGGCTATAGCATCACCTCTGCTAACGCCTACAACAAAATGAGCGGTACTGCGGTTATCTATCAGTAA
- a CDS encoding DksA/TraR family C4-type zinc finger protein has protein sequence MASGWANDGAVQDQIDSTIDDAVARARRELPKGESLHECDECGATIPEARRKAIPGVRLCVACQQKKDLKNASFSGYNRRGSKDSQLR, from the coding sequence ATGGCTTCAGGTTGGGCAAACGACGGTGCTGTTCAGGACCAGATCGACAGCACCATTGACGATGCGGTCGCCCGCGCGCGCCGCGAACTGCCGAAGGGTGAGAGCCTGCACGAGTGTGATGAGTGTGGCGCAACCATTCCCGAAGCGCGCCGCAAGGCGATCCCGGGCGTAAGGCTGTGCGTAGCATGCCAGCAGAAGAAAGATTTGAAAAATGCCTCGTTTTCAGGATATAACCGTAGGGGTTCGAAAGACAGCCAGCTTCGTTGA
- a CDS encoding LysR substrate-binding domain-containing protein produces MKKTEESGESGLADDPPLRAVRAFEAIARLGSVSAAAEELNVSPSAVSHQLKVLESFLQLPLTHRQGRHLVLSSEGREYYRSIRAAFSVLRQATGQLFEQGRSRQVTISLIPLFGMGWFIPRLPRFIQAHAQMEINVVYANHRNYLSDASDMSIRFGTGQWVGYRSEKLISGRMIPVCSREFIRLHGYIETPTQLAQMPLLHDEERATWTQWFSEQQVKRVRRDGAMFEDGLLTLAAVQAGLGCALMREPMILPYLQTGELVKIFDLPIDDGRDYYLCVRQDVEMTHEGKLLQQWLREEAGR; encoded by the coding sequence ATGAAAAAAACAGAAGAGTCAGGTGAAAGCGGGCTGGCGGACGATCCGCCCCTGCGCGCGGTACGGGCGTTTGAGGCCATCGCCCGGCTGGGCAGCGTCTCCGCCGCCGCGGAGGAGCTGAACGTCTCTCCCTCGGCGGTCAGCCACCAGCTCAAGGTGCTGGAAAGCTTTCTCCAGCTTCCGCTAACCCATCGTCAGGGACGCCATCTGGTCCTCAGCAGCGAGGGGCGCGAGTATTACCGTTCGATACGCGCCGCCTTTAGCGTGCTGCGCCAGGCCACCGGTCAGCTGTTTGAGCAGGGCCGCTCGCGTCAGGTGACGATCAGCCTGATCCCGCTGTTCGGCATGGGCTGGTTTATTCCCCGCCTGCCGCGCTTTATCCAGGCCCACGCCCAGATGGAGATCAATGTGGTCTACGCCAACCATCGCAACTATCTGAGCGACGCCTCGGATATGTCGATCCGCTTTGGTACCGGGCAGTGGGTAGGCTATCGCAGCGAGAAACTGATCTCCGGGCGCATGATCCCGGTATGCAGCCGGGAGTTTATCCGTCTGCATGGCTACATTGAGACGCCCACGCAGCTGGCGCAGATGCCGCTCCTGCACGACGAAGAGCGCGCCACCTGGACGCAGTGGTTTAGCGAGCAGCAGGTGAAGCGGGTGCGCCGGGACGGGGCCATGTTTGAAGATGGGCTGCTGACCCTGGCCGCCGTACAGGCCGGTCTGGGCTGCGCCCTGATGCGCGAGCCGATGATTCTGCCCTATCTGCAAACCGGCGAGCTGGTGAAGATCTTCGACCTGCCCATTGATGACGGTCGCGACTACTACCTCTGCGTGCGCCAGGACGTGGAGATGACCCACGAGGGTAAGCTGCTCCAGCAGTGGCTGCGTGAGGAAGCCGGGAGATAG
- a CDS encoding branched-chain amino acid ABC transporter permease, translating into MDTLIQQLINGMMLGSIYGLIALGYTMVYGILRIINFAHGDILMVGALTTLSGITLLSQWFPGMNLLVQLTLALLAAMVVCALLAMAVERFAYRRLRNAPRLAPLISGIGISVLLQTVAMLIWSRNPLMFPQILPMDPIAITAGSAEHPPAIITVTGIVTLAVTFLVMLGLWLLVEYSRLGRGMRAVAENPQVASLMGVSPNRIITLTFAIGGAFAALAGVMMASNYGSASFSMGFLPGIKAFTAAVLGGIGNIRGAMLGGILLGLIEALGAGYLGDLTGGAFSSNYQDILAFIVLILVLVFRPAGLLGERVAQRA; encoded by the coding sequence GTGGACACACTTATTCAGCAACTGATCAACGGTATGATGCTGGGCAGCATCTATGGCCTGATTGCCCTCGGCTATACCATGGTGTATGGCATTCTGCGCATCATCAACTTTGCCCACGGCGACATCTTAATGGTCGGCGCGCTTACCACCCTTTCAGGGATCACTCTTCTCTCCCAGTGGTTTCCCGGCATGAACCTGCTGGTGCAGCTCACCCTTGCTCTGCTGGCGGCGATGGTGGTCTGCGCGCTGCTGGCGATGGCGGTAGAGCGTTTTGCCTATCGCCGCCTGCGCAACGCGCCCCGGCTGGCCCCCCTGATCAGCGGGATCGGCATCTCGGTGCTGCTGCAAACCGTTGCCATGCTGATCTGGAGCCGTAACCCGCTGATGTTTCCGCAGATCCTGCCCATGGATCCCATTGCGATCACTGCGGGCAGCGCCGAGCATCCGCCCGCGATTATCACCGTGACCGGTATAGTGACTCTGGCCGTCACCTTCCTGGTCATGCTTGGCCTGTGGCTGCTGGTGGAGTACAGCCGTCTGGGGCGCGGGATGCGCGCCGTGGCGGAAAACCCGCAGGTTGCCAGCCTGATGGGCGTTTCACCCAACCGGATTATCACCCTGACTTTCGCTATCGGCGGCGCGTTTGCCGCCCTGGCGGGGGTAATGATGGCCAGCAACTACGGCAGCGCCAGCTTCTCCATGGGCTTCCTGCCGGGCATCAAAGCCTTTACCGCCGCGGTGCTGGGAGGTATCGGTAACATCCGCGGTGCCATGCTGGGTGGGATCCTGCTCGGGCTGATCGAGGCGCTGGGCGCTGGCTACCTGGGCGATCTCACCGGCGGTGCGTTCAGCAGTAACTATCAGGACATTCTGGCGTTTATCGTGCTGATCCTGGTGTTGGTTTTCCGTCCCGCTGGCCTGTTAGGCGAGCGTGTTGCACAGCGTGCCTGA